One Mesorhizobium loti genomic window carries:
- a CDS encoding family 2 glycosyl transferase, producing MPQDPVIAVLLPCYNEELTIAEVVRRFRETLPAATIYVYDNNSKDLTALRARAAGAIVVREPRQGKGNVVRRMFADIDADIYLMADGDGTYAPEDAPQLINTLLTERSDMVVGTRRGVTDDAGRAGHAFGNRAFNSLYQWLFGSDFSDIFSGYRVFTRRFVKSFPAVSGGFEIETEMSVHASQLKLPVSEIALDYGRRPEGSSSKLSTFRDGAKILWMFAMLMKETQPLRFFGAFSLFFLASSLFLMTPVLVEFAETGLVPRMPTWVLSVGLLLLSMLAAVTGLILDSVSRGRAEQKRIFYLSMPSGRVERSATEVVRKPQPGKAPRAA from the coding sequence ATGCCGCAAGACCCTGTCATCGCCGTCCTCCTGCCTTGCTACAATGAGGAGCTGACCATCGCCGAGGTGGTGCGGCGGTTCCGCGAGACGCTGCCGGCCGCCACGATCTATGTCTATGACAACAATTCGAAGGATCTGACGGCGCTCCGCGCCCGCGCGGCTGGCGCCATCGTCGTGCGCGAGCCGCGCCAGGGCAAGGGCAATGTGGTGCGGCGCATGTTCGCCGACATCGACGCCGACATCTATCTGATGGCCGATGGCGACGGCACCTACGCGCCCGAGGACGCGCCGCAGCTGATCAACACGCTGCTGACCGAGCGTAGCGACATGGTGGTGGGCACCAGGCGCGGCGTCACCGACGATGCCGGCCGGGCCGGCCATGCCTTCGGCAACCGTGCCTTCAACAGTCTCTACCAATGGCTGTTCGGCAGCGATTTCAGCGACATCTTCTCCGGCTACCGCGTCTTCACCCGGCGCTTCGTCAAGAGCTTTCCCGCCGTCTCCGGCGGCTTCGAGATCGAGACCGAAATGTCGGTGCATGCTTCGCAGCTCAAATTGCCGGTCAGCGAGATCGCGCTCGACTATGGCCGTCGTCCGGAGGGCTCGTCGTCGAAGCTGTCGACCTTCCGCGACGGCGCCAAAATTCTCTGGATGTTCGCCATGCTGATGAAGGAGACGCAGCCGCTGCGCTTTTTCGGCGCCTTTTCGCTTTTCTTCCTCGCCTCGAGCCTGTTCCTGATGACGCCGGTGCTGGTCGAATTCGCCGAAACCGGCCTCGTGCCGCGCATGCCGACCTGGGTGCTGTCGGTCGGCCTGCTGCTCTTGTCGATGCTGGCGGCGGTGACCGGACTGATCCTCGATTCCGTCTCACGCGGGCGCGCCGAACAGAAGCGTATTTTCTACCTCTCCATGCCTTCCGGCCGTGTCGAGCGCAGCGCCACCGAGGTGGTGCGGAAGCCGCAACCGGGCAAGGCCCCGCGCGCGGCCTGA
- a CDS encoding diguanylate cyclase GGDEF domain-containing protein: MQTSFGTGQANRESTDLAFTDPLTGLGNHRRFFDKVDRLISDRADDPAPFTVGILDLDGFKPINDLFGHKAGDDILIQVAMRLRASMDGHSTVCRIGADEFAFLYPLVFSEEAAAEKSRMLIEILSAPYDVGERTARLSASVGCSLFYSGDETTEILVNKAETALYHAKRSGRGRVVVYTREMEEAAKRVTRIEQALRRAVSAGEVEPHFQPIVDLTTRRTIGFETLARWTDRDLGAVPPTVFIPIAEERGIIGPLSQLVLRKATEAARSWPSDLFLSFNLSPSQLVDQNTGLHILAILDRTGFDPRRLEIEITETGLMNDPASAAQIVEDLRRVGIRVSLDDFGTGQSSLGRLREFHFDKLKIDRAFVSSILDDRPSEHIIRAILAMCEGLGMDVVAEGIEEEAQADRLVQFGCAGGQGYLFGKPVDADATLGYLRDSFRGALRAKAI; the protein is encoded by the coding sequence ATGCAAACTTCGTTTGGCACCGGTCAGGCAAACAGGGAAAGCACGGATCTGGCCTTCACCGATCCGTTGACCGGGCTTGGCAACCATCGCCGCTTCTTCGACAAGGTCGATCGCCTGATCAGCGACCGTGCCGACGATCCCGCCCCTTTCACCGTTGGCATTCTCGACCTCGACGGCTTCAAGCCGATCAACGATCTGTTTGGCCACAAGGCCGGCGACGACATCCTGATCCAGGTCGCCATGCGGCTGCGCGCCTCGATGGACGGCCATTCGACGGTCTGCCGCATCGGCGCCGACGAATTCGCCTTCCTCTATCCGCTGGTGTTCTCCGAGGAGGCGGCGGCGGAAAAATCCCGCATGCTGATCGAAATCCTGTCGGCGCCCTATGATGTCGGCGAACGCACCGCCAGGCTGTCGGCCTCGGTCGGCTGCTCGCTGTTTTATTCCGGCGACGAGACCACCGAGATCCTCGTCAACAAGGCCGAAACCGCACTCTACCACGCCAAGCGGTCAGGCCGTGGCCGCGTCGTCGTCTACACCCGCGAAATGGAAGAGGCGGCCAAGCGCGTCACCCGCATCGAGCAGGCGCTGCGCCGCGCCGTCTCCGCCGGTGAGGTTGAGCCGCATTTCCAGCCGATCGTCGACCTCACCACGCGCCGCACCATCGGCTTCGAGACGCTGGCGCGCTGGACCGATCGTGATCTCGGCGCCGTCCCGCCGACCGTCTTCATTCCCATCGCCGAGGAACGCGGCATAATCGGTCCGCTGTCGCAGCTGGTGCTGCGCAAGGCGACCGAAGCCGCCAGGAGCTGGCCGAGCGACCTGTTCCTGTCCTTCAACCTGTCGCCGTCGCAGCTCGTTGATCAGAACACCGGCCTGCACATATTGGCGATCCTCGACCGCACCGGCTTCGATCCGCGCCGCCTCGAGATCGAGATCACCGAGACCGGCCTGATGAACGACCCGGCCTCGGCCGCGCAGATCGTCGAGGATCTGCGGCGCGTCGGCATCCGCGTCTCGCTCGACGATTTCGGCACCGGCCAGTCCTCGCTTGGCCGCTTGCGCGAATTCCATTTCGACAAGCTCAAGATCGACCGCGCCTTCGTCTCCTCGATCCTCGACGACCGCCCGTCCGAACACATCATCCGCGCCATTCTCGCCATGTGCGAAGGTTTGGGCATGGATGTGGTCGCCGAAGGCATTGAGGAGGAAGCGCAGGCCGACCGCCTGGTCCAGTTCGGCTGCGCCGGCGGGCAGGGCTATCTGTTCGGCAAGCCGGTCGATGCCGACGCCACGCTCGGCTATCTCCGCGATTCCTTCCGCGGCGCGCTGCGCGCCAAGGCGATCTGA
- a CDS encoding short chain dehydrogenase/reductase, which yields MMPSADFADLRGASVLITGGGSGIGAALTEGFVRQGANVAFIDIADGPSTLLSDRIEKEFGRRPLYLKTDLRDIEALRASAAKAAEAHGDVTVLINNAAWDERHAVEDVTVEFWDNNQAINLRPHFFTAQAVAPGMKRAGGGSIINFTSTSYLINHPDMPAYTAAKAGILGLTKGLAGKLGPDRIRVNAVAPGWVITERQQERWVTEGALAAHVAKQCIKEIMRPDDMVGTVLFLASDASRMLTAQMLIVDGGFL from the coding sequence ATGATGCCATCGGCGGATTTTGCCGACCTCAGGGGAGCCTCGGTGCTGATCACCGGCGGCGGTTCCGGGATCGGCGCGGCGCTGACCGAGGGTTTTGTGCGCCAGGGCGCCAATGTCGCCTTCATCGATATCGCCGATGGCCCGAGCACGCTGCTTTCCGACCGCATCGAGAAGGAGTTCGGCCGCCGGCCGCTCTACCTCAAGACCGATCTGCGCGACATCGAGGCGCTACGCGCCTCGGCGGCCAAAGCGGCAGAGGCGCATGGCGATGTCACGGTGTTGATCAACAATGCCGCCTGGGACGAGCGCCATGCCGTCGAGGACGTGACGGTGGAGTTCTGGGACAACAACCAGGCGATTAACCTGCGGCCGCATTTCTTCACCGCGCAGGCGGTGGCGCCGGGCATGAAGCGGGCCGGCGGCGGCTCGATCATCAACTTCACTTCGACATCCTACCTGATCAACCACCCCGACATGCCGGCCTACACCGCCGCCAAGGCCGGCATCCTCGGCCTCACCAAGGGGCTGGCCGGCAAGCTCGGGCCTGACCGCATCCGCGTCAACGCCGTCGCGCCAGGCTGGGTGATCACCGAACGGCAGCAGGAACGCTGGGTGACCGAAGGGGCGCTTGCCGCCCATGTCGCCAAGCAGTGCATCAAGGAGATCATGCGGCCGGACGACATGGTCGGCACGGTGCTGTTCCTGGCCTCGGACGCCTCGCGCATGCTGACGGCGCAGATGCTGATCGTCGACGGGGGTTTCCTGTGA
- a CDS encoding 2-dehydro-3-deoxygalactonokinase, whose amino-acid sequence MSPEFANNMPAVAALDWGTTRLRAWLIDGSGKVLAERRGDDGLITAREKGFSNVLEGHLAAMGAPEALPVIICGMAGSRQGWIEAPYVTVPAPIGAILRGAARIEGERRDIRIVPGLAQRLADAPDVMRGEETQLAGAGLPAKGRHLACMPGTHSKWVLVEDGAVAGFGTWPTGELFSVLSAHSILKHSLGEHPAPVTSDSPFFRQWCERALGEGGDVTSKLFAIRAAGLLQDLKSEDAAACLSGLLIGGEIASAKRRYGAGDAPVVLIASGALAVLYQAALGFAGLAVRTVDADEAVRAGLIEAARENGMIGAAK is encoded by the coding sequence GTGAGCCCAGAATTTGCCAACAACATGCCGGCGGTAGCGGCGCTCGACTGGGGCACGACCCGGCTCCGGGCATGGCTGATCGACGGCAGCGGCAAGGTGCTTGCCGAGCGTCGCGGCGATGACGGCCTGATCACCGCGCGCGAAAAGGGGTTCTCCAACGTCCTAGAGGGCCATTTGGCCGCCATGGGCGCGCCTGAGGCGCTGCCCGTCATCATCTGCGGCATGGCCGGTTCCCGACAGGGCTGGATCGAGGCGCCCTATGTGACCGTGCCGGCGCCGATCGGCGCCATACTGCGCGGCGCCGCCCGCATCGAGGGCGAGCGCCGCGACATCCGCATCGTGCCGGGCCTCGCCCAGCGCCTGGCCGATGCGCCCGATGTCATGCGCGGTGAGGAGACACAGCTTGCCGGTGCTGGTTTGCCGGCAAAGGGGCGGCATCTCGCCTGTATGCCCGGCACCCATTCGAAATGGGTGCTGGTCGAGGACGGCGCGGTGGCCGGCTTCGGCACATGGCCGACCGGCGAGTTGTTCTCGGTGCTTTCAGCGCATTCGATCCTCAAGCATTCGCTGGGCGAGCATCCCGCCCCGGTCACGAGCGACAGCCCGTTCTTCCGGCAATGGTGCGAACGGGCGCTTGGCGAGGGTGGCGACGTCACCTCGAAACTGTTTGCCATCCGCGCCGCCGGGCTCCTGCAGGACCTGAAGTCGGAAGATGCGGCGGCCTGCCTGTCCGGGCTTCTGATCGGCGGTGAGATCGCCTCGGCAAAGCGCCGCTATGGCGCCGGCGATGCGCCGGTCGTGCTGATTGCCTCGGGTGCGCTCGCTGTGCTCTACCAAGCCGCACTTGGCTTTGCCGGGCTTGCCGTCCGCACCGTCGACGCCGATGAAGCGGTGCGCGCTGGCCTCATCGAGGCCGCGCGCGAGAACGGCATGATTGGAGCCGCCAAATGA
- a CDS encoding 2-dehydro-3-deoxy-6-phosphogalactonate aldolase gives MTQTAAFPKLKRGLVAILRGLKPAEAIAMGQALFDAGIEAIEVPLNSPEPFSSIARIAEVLPKSALVGAGTVLTAADVDGLHKAGGRLLVSPNIDAEVMVRAMHYGMVTMPGVFTPTEAFQAIRLGASALKFFPASALGAGGISAIRAVLPAQTLVGAVGGVSEKDFAGYKAVGVTVFGLGSSLFKPGMSVDDVAARAHAAVAAWDAVFGEA, from the coding sequence ATGACACAGACCGCAGCCTTTCCGAAACTCAAGCGTGGGCTGGTCGCCATCCTGCGTGGACTGAAACCCGCGGAAGCGATTGCGATGGGGCAGGCGCTGTTCGACGCCGGCATCGAGGCGATCGAAGTGCCGCTCAACTCGCCCGAGCCCTTCTCGTCGATCGCCAGGATTGCCGAAGTGCTGCCGAAGTCAGCCCTGGTCGGCGCCGGCACGGTGCTGACGGCGGCCGATGTCGACGGCCTGCACAAGGCCGGTGGGCGGCTCCTGGTCAGTCCCAACATCGATGCCGAAGTGATGGTGCGCGCCATGCATTACGGCATGGTGACCATGCCCGGCGTATTCACGCCCACCGAGGCCTTCCAGGCGATCCGCCTGGGCGCCTCGGCGCTGAAATTCTTTCCGGCGAGTGCGCTCGGCGCGGGCGGCATTTCGGCCATCCGGGCGGTGCTGCCGGCGCAGACCCTGGTCGGCGCCGTCGGCGGCGTTTCGGAGAAGGATTTTGCCGGCTACAAGGCGGTGGGCGTCACGGTCTTCGGCCTTGGTTCCAGCCTGTTCAAGCCCGGCATGAGCGTCGATGATGTGGCGGCACGTGCGCACGCCGCCGTCGCTGCCTGGGATGCGGTGTTTGGAGAGGCATGA
- a CDS encoding SMP-30/Gluconolaconase/LRE domain-containing protein, translating into MSEAIVSVFSDHVCQLGEGPSYDPATDALFWFDIVNGQLLEKQLSGGATKVHELGQMASAIAIIDDKRQLIATETGLFVRDVATGKMTLHTPVEADNPVTRSNDSRVHPCGALWTGTMGKGEEKGAGSIYWFFKGELRRLFSDITVSNSICFSADGALAYYTDTSTGLLMRVACDPSTGLPAGEPKIFVDHRSAKGYIDGSVLDRDGILWNAVWGGSVIEAYGPDGKLVRTVAMPVTQPSCPAFVGKNADRLAVTSAWSGKNEKQRLLDLQGGMTFLLDIPVNGRFEPRVLIA; encoded by the coding sequence ATGAGTGAAGCGATCGTTTCGGTTTTTTCCGACCATGTCTGCCAACTCGGCGAAGGACCGAGCTACGATCCCGCCACCGATGCGCTGTTCTGGTTCGACATCGTCAACGGCCAGCTTCTGGAGAAGCAGCTGTCCGGCGGCGCGACCAAGGTCCATGAGCTCGGCCAGATGGCCAGCGCCATCGCCATCATCGACGACAAGCGGCAGCTGATCGCCACCGAGACCGGGCTTTTTGTCCGCGACGTTGCGACCGGCAAGATGACGCTGCACACGCCGGTCGAAGCCGACAATCCGGTCACCCGCTCCAACGATTCCCGCGTCCATCCCTGCGGTGCGCTCTGGACCGGCACGATGGGCAAGGGCGAGGAAAAGGGCGCTGGCTCGATCTATTGGTTCTTCAAGGGCGAACTGCGCCGCCTGTTTTCGGATATCACCGTCTCCAATTCGATCTGCTTTTCCGCCGACGGCGCGCTTGCCTATTATACCGACACCTCGACCGGATTGCTGATGCGCGTCGCCTGCGACCCGTCGACCGGCCTGCCTGCCGGCGAGCCGAAGATCTTCGTCGATCACCGTTCCGCCAAGGGCTATATCGACGGTTCGGTGCTCGATCGCGACGGCATCTTATGGAATGCCGTCTGGGGCGGCAGTGTCATCGAGGCCTATGGACCCGACGGCAAGCTCGTCCGCACGGTCGCCATGCCGGTGACACAGCCATCCTGCCCGGCCTTCGTCGGCAAGAACGCCGATCGGCTGGCGGTCACATCGGCCTGGTCGGGCAAGAATGAGAAGCAGCGCCTGCTCGACCTGCAAGGCGGCATGACTTTCCTGCTCGACATTCCCGTCAATGGCCGCTTCGAGCCGCGCGTGCTGATCGCCTGA
- a CDS encoding ATP-grasp enzyme, D-alanine-D-alanine ligase produces MSSRKPKLILVYEPEKACFDRLISDGFPSQRATEISSYLAQSTDIAPDFAALAAACAARGLAFAPVALDDAAAALAGADAESTLVWTLSDGVAYFRGSAAPALARLKGLRTIGADDALFALCQDKFRSGAVLGALGLPVPQAGLARDGKWLVEPPASAAGWFIKPNRLGAKIGIWPDSRSSNLDHALELSRRVFAAYRDDVVVQPYVAGRNVRASFLGLTPQTGIEALGIAFVDSGGDFQTMADSMALYGETGEAAKAAGLYAEPELVAVADVQPGADARIRAIAGRLISGLGLRDVFSVDLRLEADGTVHLIEFEVCPGLPCFDFRAYCRSQWGLELADAMAETAANRLIGQDRGG; encoded by the coding sequence ATGTCGAGCCGCAAGCCAAAGCTGATCCTTGTCTACGAGCCGGAAAAGGCTTGCTTCGACCGCCTGATATCAGACGGTTTCCCGTCGCAGCGCGCCACCGAAATCTCGTCCTACCTGGCGCAGTCGACGGATATCGCCCCCGACTTCGCCGCACTTGCCGCCGCCTGCGCGGCGCGCGGTCTCGCCTTTGCGCCGGTGGCGCTCGATGATGCCGCCGCGGCGCTGGCGGGTGCGGATGCGGAAAGCACGCTGGTCTGGACGCTGTCCGACGGCGTCGCCTATTTCCGCGGTAGCGCCGCGCCCGCGCTGGCCCGGCTCAAGGGGTTGCGGACGATCGGCGCCGATGATGCGCTGTTCGCGCTCTGCCAGGACAAGTTCCGTTCCGGTGCCGTGCTTGGTGCGCTCGGCCTGCCGGTGCCGCAGGCCGGCCTTGCCCGCGACGGCAAATGGCTGGTCGAGCCGCCGGCTTCCGCCGCCGGCTGGTTCATCAAGCCCAACCGGCTTGGCGCCAAGATCGGCATCTGGCCGGATTCGCGCAGCAGCAATCTCGATCATGCGCTGGAGCTTAGCCGGCGCGTCTTCGCCGCCTATCGCGACGATGTCGTCGTGCAGCCCTATGTCGCCGGCCGCAACGTGCGCGCCAGCTTCCTCGGGCTGACGCCGCAAACCGGCATCGAAGCGCTCGGCATCGCCTTTGTCGATTCCGGCGGCGATTTCCAGACCATGGCGGACAGCATGGCGCTCTACGGCGAAACCGGCGAGGCGGCGAAGGCGGCAGGACTTTATGCCGAACCGGAGCTTGTTGCCGTCGCCGACGTCCAGCCGGGGGCCGACGCCAGGATCAGAGCGATCGCCGGGCGGCTGATCAGCGGGCTTGGCCTCCGCGACGTGTTCTCCGTCGATCTGCGCCTCGAGGCCGACGGCACAGTCCACCTGATCGAGTTCGAAGTCTGCCCCGGCCTTCCCTGCTTCGATTTCCGCGCCTACTGCCGGTCGCAATGGGGCCTGGAGCTTGCCGACGCCATGGCCGAAACCGCCGCGAACCGGCTTATCGGGCAGGATCGGGGCGGCTAG
- a CDS encoding auxin-binding protein-like protein, with product MPLSADSPLYPAITDIVNAAAGANPFDEVRAVLSDYTNRFHALGGLVHEEEDDELLLHASPQLTIYHITLSPGVQYPPHNHLMDALIGIYCGGETNFIYPLAGEEVDAPERQDFSAPALVHMSSNTIHSVANTGSARSGALHVYLGDLPGTDRQLWSLADNRPEPFDNGRYMAGARPI from the coding sequence ATGCCTCTATCCGCCGACTCCCCTCTCTACCCCGCCATCACGGATATCGTCAACGCGGCGGCCGGCGCCAATCCCTTCGATGAGGTCAGGGCCGTCTTGAGCGACTATACCAACCGCTTCCATGCGCTCGGCGGCCTGGTTCACGAGGAGGAGGACGACGAGCTCTTGCTGCATGCCAGCCCGCAGCTGACGATCTACCACATCACGCTTTCGCCCGGGGTGCAGTATCCGCCGCACAACCATCTGATGGACGCCCTGATCGGCATCTATTGCGGCGGCGAGACCAATTTCATCTACCCGCTCGCCGGCGAAGAGGTCGATGCGCCGGAGCGGCAGGATTTTTCGGCGCCCGCGCTGGTGCACATGTCTTCCAACACCATTCACTCGGTCGCCAATACCGGCAGTGCCCGTTCCGGCGCCCTGCATGTCTATCTCGGCGATCTGCCAGGCACCGACCGCCAACTGTGGAGCCTGGCCGACAACCGGCCGGAGCCGTTCGACAATGGCCGGTACATGGCCGGCGCGCGGCCCATATAG
- a CDS encoding transcriptional regulator, with protein MKPTKATPLKSPASSGGTPALSTADLLRSEQAYEQLKSDIVACVLSPGEALTEKQIEARYGIKKATIRSALARLMQEGLVRSEPRRGYVITTLTLRDVNEIFDVRSLIEPEVFRVATTGITERGLDEIRLAARKVLKPETLRSPVAFLAADRAFRLAIAELSGNLRLAQLLSQILDQSERALHLGFKSRDFMPLIIEQQKQLLQACEKSDVPGIVKLARSQCLALKHQLVGALLGGAKLRDVNLQDFV; from the coding sequence ATGAAGCCGACAAAAGCCACGCCACTGAAATCGCCCGCTTCCTCAGGCGGGACACCGGCGCTGTCGACGGCGGATCTGCTGCGTAGCGAACAGGCCTACGAACAGCTGAAGAGCGATATCGTCGCTTGCGTCCTGTCGCCCGGTGAAGCCTTGACCGAAAAGCAGATCGAGGCCCGTTACGGCATCAAGAAGGCGACGATCCGTTCAGCACTTGCCCGCCTCATGCAGGAGGGACTGGTCCGGAGCGAGCCGCGCCGCGGCTATGTCATCACCACGCTGACCCTGCGCGACGTCAACGAGATCTTCGATGTCCGCAGCCTGATCGAACCGGAAGTGTTTCGGGTTGCCACGACAGGGATCACCGAGCGTGGCTTAGACGAGATCAGGCTGGCGGCCAGAAAGGTGCTGAAGCCCGAGACGTTGCGCAGCCCTGTTGCGTTCCTCGCGGCCGACCGTGCCTTTCGCCTGGCGATTGCCGAGCTGTCCGGCAATTTGCGGCTGGCACAGCTTCTCAGCCAGATCCTCGACCAGTCGGAGCGGGCGCTCCATCTCGGCTTCAAGTCGCGCGATTTCATGCCGCTGATCATCGAACAGCAGAAGCAGTTGCTGCAGGCCTGCGAAAAGAGCGACGTCCCCGGCATTGTGAAACTTGCCCGCTCGCAGTGCCTTGCCCTCAAGCACCAGCTGGTCGGCGCCCTGCTTGGCGGCGCCAAGCTGCGGGACGTGAACCTGCAGGATTTTGTCTGA